Sequence from the Phyllobacterium zundukense genome:
ACCGTTTTCGCAGGCACGTCCGACATGAAGGGGCTTGGTCATGGTGCCGAAATTCACCCGAATTCCAGCGGCAAAACTCGCCGCCAAACCGAGTGCATGGGCAAGCTTGTCTCCCGTCAGTCCTAGAAGCTTGGCAGCAGCGACAGCCGCGCCAAATGTGCCGACCGTACCGCTTGTATGATGTCCGCGGCGATAGTGGCGCGGCTTCATCCATTCGGCAATCTTGCATTCGACTTCAAATCCGAGCTGGAAGGCGAGCATGAGATCCCGACCATCCACATTGCCTTTTTCACTGGCAATGATCAGCGCAGCAGTAAGCGGTGGAACGGAGGGGTGGGTCAGCAGACCATAGATGTGAGCCGGATCATGGGAGACTTGTGTGTCATCCCAATCGTGAGCATGTCCGGCAGTCCCCCATACGCGGGCGGCCAGTGATGCCGGGACTTTCGCCGATCCGTTGCCCGGCAAGGGCGCATCTTCACGTCCTCCCTGAGCAAGCGCGTCTTCGATGAGAATCCGCACCGAGGCTTCGCGACTACCGGCGAGATAGAGGCCGACGGTGTCAACCATGCAGCGACGGCCGACAACAAGTGCTTCTTCCGGCAGGTCCTCATAGGTCGTGCGTTCGATGAAACGTACGGCCTTTGCCGTGATGTCGGAAGATAAATTCACGCGTCTTGTCTCCTGATGGATATGCAAAGTTCGGTCGGATATTGGGCCGTCAGGAAACTAGGGTGTAGAATGTAAATTGTCAACAATCATTGTAAATTGTTGACAATTAAGGGCGGGAGCGGATGTGTCAGGCGTGCGGTGGCAGTACGGCTCGATCCCGCTTCGCGGTGAGCCAATCCCTGACGCGGTAATAGCGTAGCGTCAGTTGCGGTCCAAAATTCATGTAAAACGGCGCCGCCGTCAGCGGCTCAAGCTTGAGCGCCAAATCCCTGTCAGGCACGCCTAGGGCCCATTCCGACAAAATGCCGCCTAGCATGCTCCCGGTCGGCACGCCGCGCCCGGACAGTCCGGTCAGCGCGACGACACCCGGAGCCAGATCGTACAGGCGCGGAACCGTACGGTATTGCATGTCGAGTTCGCCAAACCAGAAATACTCCCAGCGGATGTCTTGGTCGATTTGCGGATGAAGCCATTTGAGCCGGTCAGCCATCACCTTTTTAGTATATGCCAAATCCTTGCCTCGTCGTCCCATCGGGAACATCGACGCAACGATGCGGCCTTCGGCGTTGTATTTGTAGACAAAGATGTCGCCGCGCCCGTCATGGATTGTGGTGTTCTGCGGTAATACGGTGTGGCGTGCGTCTTCGCTCAGTGGCTGTGTCGCGGCCACGAACACGCGTTGAATTTTGAACGTCTTGTCCAGGCCGGGCCAGCCATCGACCGTATAGGCGCCGGTACCAAAGATGACCTTGTCTGCGATGACGCGGCCTCCGGGCGTTTTAACCGCCCATCCTCCGCCCTCGCGCTCAACCTTTGCCACAGCCGAATGTGTATGGATCACGCCGCCTTCAGAGATCACGGCGCGTGCCAATCCGCGCGCATATCCAAGTGCATTGAGATGCCCGGCTTCGGAATGAAACCAACCGCCGTGGAATCGCGGGCTGCCGGTGACTGCCTCGACTTCGCTCTTGTCCAGAACGCGTGTCTTCGCACCCACTGCGTTATAGTCCCGCGCTTTTTCTGCGATGGTCGCAATGGCACTCGGCGTATGCGCCCCCATGACATACCCGTTCTGCTGCCATTCGCAGTCGATGCCATAACGCGAGATCATCTCCGCCACGCGATCGTTCGCCCGAGTCTGTCGCTGTATAAGCCGCTCCGCCCAGGGCTCGCCCAGCATCTTGCGCAGTTCCGGCAAACTATAATGCGTGAACGTCGGGGTGCAGTGTCCGGCATTCCGGCCGGAGCCGCCAAATCCGATCTCCTGTGCTTCAAGAAGTACTACCTTCACACCCGAGCGCGCGAGTTCCAACGCGGTCGTCAAGCCCGTGTAACCCCCGCCGACGATGCAGACATCAGCCTTGGTCGTGCCTTCCAACGTAGATGTTTCCGGTGCAGGTGCCGCCGTTGCGTACCAGAGCGTCGCTTCTAAGGGAGAGAATTTCGGCACTATCCACCCTCCCCTAATTCAAGTCACTGCGGGCGTCGAGCGCGTCGCGCAGGCCATCGCCGATGAAATTGAAACTGGTGACTGCAAGTGTAATCGCCACACCCGGGATGATTGCCAGCCAGGGGGCGGACTGCAGATACTGCTGCGCTCCGTTGAGCATATTGCCCCAACTAGGAAGCGGCGGCTGAATGCCATAGCCGAGGAAACTCACATAGGCTTCCAGGAGTATGGCTCTGGCTACGGTCAGCGTAGCGGCGACGATGATCGGTCCCATAGCGTTCGGTAGCAGCTCGCGAAACATGATCCAGCGATTGCTGAGGCCGAGCATCCGTGCTGCCATGATGAAATCGCGCTCACGCAGCGAGCGCACTTCCGCCTCGACGATGCGTGCAACTTCCATCCAGCTGGTGATCGCGATGATTACGGTGATCATGATCGGACTGGGCTTGATGAACGCAGCCAGCGCCAAAAGCAGAAAGATGCTGGGAAAAGACAGGACCGCATCAACGAACCGCATCAGGACGGTGCCGATTCGTCCGCCGTAATACCCTGCGACGACGCCGATCGTTGCGCCGATCATTGTGCTCAGGATCATGGCGGCAAAACCGACAAGCATCGAGATCCTGCCCGCCATCAGAAGGCGCGCCGCTATGTCACGACCAAGCGGGTCTGTGCCGAAAAAATGATAGCCGGTCAGCGGCGGAGAGAAACGCGCACGAAGATCGATATAAAGGTCATTGTATGGAAGAAGATATGGTCCGATGACACAGGCCAGCGTCAACAAGATCACCATTACGACACCAAGTGCCGCGAGCCGGTGCCGAACGAACCGCCGGAAGGTTCGGCTGTTCCACCAGCCGGACTTTATGGGGCGATTGATGGGCGTTGAGGAAACAGACATCGCGATCTCCTTATGTCAGCCGAATGCGCGGATCGACGAATGCCGTAAGCAAATCTGCCGCGAGGTTACTCAGAAGAACGAGAATCGCCGAGAACATCAGCAGACCCATCACCA
This genomic interval carries:
- a CDS encoding NAD(P)/FAD-dependent oxidoreductase → MPKFSPLEATLWYATAAPAPETSTLEGTTKADVCIVGGGYTGLTTALELARSGVKVVLLEAQEIGFGGSGRNAGHCTPTFTHYSLPELRKMLGEPWAERLIQRQTRANDRVAEMISRYGIDCEWQQNGYVMGAHTPSAIATIAEKARDYNAVGAKTRVLDKSEVEAVTGSPRFHGGWFHSEAGHLNALGYARGLARAVISEGGVIHTHSAVAKVEREGGGWAVKTPGGRVIADKVIFGTGAYTVDGWPGLDKTFKIQRVFVAATQPLSEDARHTVLPQNTTIHDGRGDIFVYKYNAEGRIVASMFPMGRRGKDLAYTKKVMADRLKWLHPQIDQDIRWEYFWFGELDMQYRTVPRLYDLAPGVVALTGLSGRGVPTGSMLGGILSEWALGVPDRDLALKLEPLTAAPFYMNFGPQLTLRYYRVRDWLTAKRDRAVLPPHA
- a CDS encoding ABC transporter permease codes for the protein MSVSSTPINRPIKSGWWNSRTFRRFVRHRLAALGVVMVILLTLACVIGPYLLPYNDLYIDLRARFSPPLTGYHFFGTDPLGRDIAARLLMAGRISMLVGFAAMILSTMIGATIGVVAGYYGGRIGTVLMRFVDAVLSFPSIFLLLALAAFIKPSPIMITVIIAITSWMEVARIVEAEVRSLRERDFIMAARMLGLSNRWIMFRELLPNAMGPIIVAATLTVARAILLEAYVSFLGYGIQPPLPSWGNMLNGAQQYLQSAPWLAIIPGVAITLAVTSFNFIGDGLRDALDARSDLN